A single region of the Accipiter gentilis chromosome 6, bAccGen1.1, whole genome shotgun sequence genome encodes:
- the CA4 gene encoding carbonic anhydrase 4 codes for MELLFLVLFSLHILKTEAVVGGHWCYQSQKYEQPHCEDPRQWHVTAATCKGNKQSPINIVTRNVVYDNSLKPLNFEGYDVKGSSKWNIENNGHTVKVTFSTSPKIGGGGLGRKYKAIEFHLHWGVQGVQQYLPGSEHSIDGEKQAMELHVVHIREDVSDITEAKKNADGVAVLAFFIKIEEENKNYATLINELENIKYKGQTAQMDPLPLSSLLPPEEDLGRYYRYKGSLTTPDCHEGVIWTVFEKPIELSISQISQFSTVHFDGKNSSYMVENFRPVQFLNERKVYWSSASILLPTAKVLMLLLMLTYILSSLFQ; via the exons ttggaGGCCATTGGTGCTATCAGTCACAGAAGTATGAACAGCCACACTGTGAAG ATCCTCGACAATGGCATGTAACAGCCGCCACctgcaaaggaaacaaacagtCACCTATCAATATTGTCACCAGAAATGTTGTTTATGACAACAGCCTTAAGCCACTGAATTTTGAAGGATATGATGTGAAGGGGTCTTCAAAGTGGAACATAGAAAATAATGGACATACAG TTAAAGTGACATTCAGCACATCCCCTAAAATTGGAGGTGGAGGTCTGGGAAGAAAATACAAGGCAATAGAATTTCATTTGCACTGGGGAGTCCAAGGTGTGCAGCAATACCTTCCCGGGTCAGAGCACAGCATAGATGGAGAAAAACAAGCCATGGAG CTTCATGTTGTCCACATAAGAGAAGATGTTTCAGATATAACAGAAGCGAAGAAAAATGCAGATGGTGTGGCTGTGTTAGCATTCTTTATAAAG attgaagaagaaaataaaaactatgcAACTCTAATAAATGAATTAGAGAATATTAAATACAAAG GGCAAACAGCACAGATGGACCCTTTGCCACTGAGTTCTCTTCTCCCACCTGAGGAAGATCTTGGAAGGTACTATCGGTACAAGGGTTCCCTCACCACCCCTGACTGCCATGAGGGTGTCATCTGGACAGTATTTGAGAAGCCAATTGAACTCAGTATTTCTCAG ATTTCTCAATTTTCCACAGTCCACTTTGATGGGAAGAACTCAAGTTACATGGTTGAAAATTTCCGGCCTGTTCAGTTTCTGAATGAACGAAAGGTGTACTGGTCCAGTGCCAGCATCCTCCTGCCCACCGCTAAGGTTTTAATGTTGCTCCTGATGCTTACGTACATCCTGAGTTCTCTTTTCCAATGA